A single window of Aspergillus puulaauensis MK2 DNA, chromosome 5, nearly complete sequence DNA harbors:
- a CDS encoding transcription factor domain-containing protein (COG:S;~EggNog:ENOG410PNBP;~InterPro:IPR036864,IPR007219,IPR001138;~PFAM:PF00172,PF04082;~go_function: GO:0000981 - DNA-binding transcription factor activity, RNA polymerase II-specific [Evidence IEA];~go_function: GO:0003677 - DNA binding [Evidence IEA];~go_function: GO:0008270 - zinc ion binding [Evidence IEA];~go_process: GO:0006351 - transcription, DNA-templated [Evidence IEA];~go_process: GO:0006355 - regulation of transcription, DNA-templated [Evidence IEA]): protein MPTDSTMETSSSPQNDHHADSSGQRPKRRKIAVACDECRGRKVRCDGVQPVCGQCAKRADHGVHCHYSGEGEKKRAAQSYIANLENRLKNLEGPGYVPGLVELTELRKSGHASQMTPSNRQPSSTGSPGSLSYSQLSPVRHQPPHRPSISLGGNPGRSPACTVCQDSPGGNPNCTHKGEPHSAQRASKLTEASTDGVIAMMGAMEEERPSQGFFGSSSAASFMRQIKTAVDKRVSSPGQRPSESILGFRPPSSLRSNQKERQSAIHDYVLPPRKTADNLMNVYWHYVFPLYPLVDSIHLREEYSRIWTGDAVQSDENMLMCTFNVIFALSCQLADFLVPEEREASAAAFFSRAKDLLHFNLWDSGSAGLIQCLLLMAQYLQSTDSAHQCWIVTGLAVRNAQSMGLHLPETIARLQSPQEQQLARKIWHGCVLMDRVISMTFGRPAMISKASCGSVPLPATIDEEYIASASGPEVAQPADQPSIMAFYAKSLELYEILNDILLSLYKPVPEESPDDIYDFYFSRDTNEDEVTIFELDRALTKWTRSLPPHLRGEPDSGPNNMIFYRQTVVLRARFLHVRMLLFRPILSKYCTSRDMGSDPLISLADSFPQRVALQCSIICVKVAREIIELLYGNIPTDGTSGPLPAWWYNILYVYTAATVIIASRLCPSILEEVTEDAITRSWNCALEILRKYQSYSTSARRCVAALEILYERTVADSTDDRPQHQNAFPMPNTIGDMSLGEGINAGLLDGFDLPDFQDMSWLNSVPSHLY from the exons ATGCCGACAGATTCCACGATGGAgacctcttcttcgccccaGAACGACCATCACGCTGACTCATCCGGCCAACGTCCGAAGCGTCGCAAGATTGCAGTCGCCTGTGATGAATGTCGCGGGCGAAAGGTCCGCTGTGACGGCGTCCAGCCCG TCTGTGGACAGTGCGCGAAGAGAGCAGACCATGGGGTACATTGTCATTACAGCGGGGAGGGTGAGAAGAAACGGGCAGCGCAAAG TTATATCGCCAACTTGGAGAACCGCCTTAAGAATCTGGAGGGCCCAGGCTATGTCCCTGGTCTAGTGGAACTCACAGAGCTTCGGAAATCGGGCCATGCATCT CAGATGACCCCATCGAACAGGCAACCATCCTCTACCGGGTCGCCAGGCTCTTTGTCGTATTCACAGTTATCACCAGTGCgccatcaaccaccacatAGGCCTAGTATATCCCTGGGGGGTAACCCGGGACGTTCCCCAGCATGTACTGTCTGCCAGGATTCACCAGGAGGAAATCCAAACTGCACTCACAAGGGAGAGCCGCACTCAGCCCAGCGAGCATCGAAATTAACTGAAGCTAGCACCGATGGCGTTATTGCTATGATGGGTGCgatggaagaagagcgccCATCCCAAGGATTCTTCGGCAGCTCGAGCGCGGCAAGCTTTATGCGCCAAATAAAGACTGCAGTGGATAAGCGCGTATCGTCTCCGGGTCAACGTCCATCTGAGTCCATCTTGGGATTTCGTCCGCCCTCTAGCCTGAGATCGAATCAGAAAGAACGGCAGAGTGCCATTCACGACTATGTGCTGCCGCCTCGGAAGACGGCAGATAACCTGATGAATGTGTACTGGCACTATGTTTTCCCATTGTACCCCCTTGTTGACAGCATACATCTTCGCGAAGAGTACTCTCGGATATGGACCGGGGATGCGGTGCAATCTGATGAGAATATGCTAATGTGCACATTCAATGTTATCTTTGCGCTCTCCTGCCAGCTTGCTGATTTCCTCGTCCCAGAAGAGCGTGAAGCTTCGGCAGCAGCGTTCTTTTCCCGCGCTAAGGACTTGTTACATTTCAATCTATGGgactctggatctgctggtcTGATCCAGTGCCTACTCCTAATGGCGCAGTATTTACAGAGTACGGATTCGGCCCATCAGTGCTGGATTGTCACTGGCTTGGCTGTCCGCAATGCACAGAGTATGGGCCTTCATCTGCCGGAGACAATTGCGCGTCTCCAGAGCCCGCAGGAGCAACAGCTGGCACGGAAGATTTGGCACGGTTGCGTTCTCATGGATCG AGTTATATCGATGACCTTTGGGCGCCCCGCTATGATTTCGAAAGCATCATGCGGATCAGTTCCATTACCTGCAACCATAGACGAAGAGTATATCGCATCAGCCTCGGGTCCTGAGGTAGCCCAACCCGCTGACCAGCCATCAATAATGGCATTCTACGCCAAGTCTCTAGAGCTTTACGAAATCCTAAACGACATCCTGCTCAGTCTCTACAAACCTGTCCCGGAAGAGAGCCCGGACGACATTTACGATTTCTACTTTAGCCGTGATAccaacgaggacgaggtgaCGATTTTCGAACTTGATCGCGCCCTTACGAAGTGGACGCGGAGTCTGCCTCCCCATCTGCGCGGGGAGCCCGATTCAGGGCCTAACAATATGATCTTCTACCGCCAAACTGTCGTGTTACGAGCAAG GTTCTTGCACGTCCGGATGCTGCTTTTCCGGCCGATATTATCCAAGTACTGCACGTCCCGCGACATGGGCTCTGACCCGCTGATATCGCTCGCCGATTCGTTTCCACAACGCGTTGCCCTGCAATGCTCGATTATATGCGTCAAGGTCGCCCGAGAGATAATCGAGCTGCTGTACGGAAATATACCAACCGACGGAACCTCCGGGCCACTTCCAGCGTGGTGGTATAATATCCTTT ACGTATACACCGCCGCAACCGTCATAATTGCCAGTCGCCTATGTCCCTCTATCCTAGAAGAAGTCACCGAAGACGCCATAACAAGGTCCTGGAACTGCGCACTAGAGATTCTCAGGAAATACCAGAGCTACAGTACCTCTGCGCGACGATGTGTTGCAG
- a CDS encoding NAD-dependent epimerase/dehydratase family protein (COG:M;~EggNog:ENOG410PPZS;~InterPro:IPR036291,IPR001509;~PFAM:PF13460,PF01073,PF01370;~go_function: GO:0003824 - catalytic activity [Evidence IEA]), with translation MMKIAITGARGTVGQTAVQLCSRAGHQTIQINRTDTEHDGTPNSEMRTADVANDYDATRNAFKGCDAIIHLAAMPDPVGKDDWKVHNNNVNAAFNGFHAAGSLGIQRVCYASSVNAVGLAYANRPLHFDYFPLDEDAPQRPTDSYAMAKEEAEYQARSFVDWFPGMNIACLRIHEVAPLKDVRKEHDQNWDEAAVGQLWGWVSPQATARACLLAVERAENLRGCEILNIVAPSTTQSTPSQELAKKYYPKAEIRGDMSKNQAFWTTDKAKRVLGWTHDETE, from the coding sequence ATGATGAAGATCGCAATCACCGGCGCCCGAGGCACAGTAGGGCAAACCGCCGTGCAGCTGTGCTCGCGCGCAGGCCACCAAACCATCCAAATAAACCGCACCGACACAGAACACGACGGGACCCCAAACTCGGAGATGCGCACCGCCGACGTCGCAAATGACTACGACGCTACCCGGAACGCTTTCAAGGGGTGCGACGCAATCATCCACCTCGCTGCCATGCCTGACCCTGTGGGTAAGGATGATTGGAAGGtacacaacaacaacgtCAACGCGGCCTTCAATGGGTTCCATGCGGCTGGGAGTCTGGGCATTCAGAGGGTATGCTATGCGTCCTCTGTGAACGCGGTGGGTTTGGCGTATGCGAACCGGCCGTTGCATTTTGATTATTTcccgctggacgaggatgcgcCGCAGCGGCCGACGGACTCGTATGcgatggcgaaggaggaggcggagtatCAGGCGAGATCGTTTGTGGATTGGTTCCCTGGGATGAATATTGCCTGTCTGCGGATTCATGAGGTTGCGCCGTTGAAGGACGTGCGGAAGGAGCATGACCAGAACTGGGATGAGGCTGCTGTGGGACAGTTATGGGGCTGGGTCAGTCCGCAGGCTACAGCTAGGGCTTGTTTGCTTGCTGTTGAGCGCGCGGAGAATCTGCGTGGTTGTGAGATCTTGAATATTGTTGCGCCGAGTACGACGCAGAGTACGCCGTCGCAGGAGCTGGCGAAGAAGTACTATCCCAAGGCTGAGATTCGGGGGGATATGTCGAAGAACCAGGCGTTCTGGACTACGGACAAGGCGAAGAGGGTTCTGGGCTGGACTCATGATGAGACGGAGTAA
- a CDS encoding T6SS phospholipase effector Tle1-like catalytic domain-containing protein (COG:S;~EggNog:ENOG410PJGE;~InterPro:IPR029058,IPR018712;~PFAM:PF09994) gives MNPTSIRRKLGLNPLPESLGCTESMADPDARDGDPKELVLCFDGTGYKFTGDESDSNVLKVYRMLDHRDARRYHYFQPGFGTLVSSTWMSNSGQTNKARSVFLKAKDAAIGTTFAQHVMGGYTFLMRYYSPGDRVFFFGFSRGAYVARFLAEMLDTVGLIKRGNEDLVRFAWMTFSKWQRAHNKRDADPAQNERLYEYIKAFRETFTCPISPIYFLGLFDTVNSTPALEGTWMQRSKLARCSAKIIRHAVGIDERRARFRHDLISDSGRTAVSWRARTRQRLERHHIRLPRQRGLRFYYEDKGGRGTSTDSHQAPPLPQLPEPYERPSAQPENLCEERSDGWQDIEEVWFPGCHADIGGGFKLSKDEEMELSHVPLVWMVHEAQRAGLKFDQERLKKFNCCEDYCEDEENQNGDEKGGNTMRLEDGMRIAAERGHIHDCLEYGKGVPWPVVLSWRVLEYLPFRRMNLQQDGSWKPVRFPLPLGEVRDIPKGSKIHVSAVRRMMSDPSYRPGNLIEGGGGRGKRKVPPERGIGEWGVADHAGSPVRETYRRREAPE, from the exons ATGAACCCGACTTCCATCCGCCGCAAACTCGGGCTGAACCCGTTGCCAGAATCGCTGGGGTGCACGGAGAGTATGGCAGATCCAGATGCCCGCGATGGCGATCCAAAGGAACTGGTCTTGTGCTTTGATGGGACTGGGTATAAGTTTACGGGGGACGAGTCCGATAGTAATGTCCTGAAGGTTTACAGG ATGCTTGACCACAGGGATGCAAGACGATACCACTATTTCCAGCCGGGATTCGGCACTCTTGTATCCTCGACCTGGATGTCAAACAGCGGGCAGACGAATAAAGCGAGGTCGGTGTTCCTGAAAGCCAAAGATGCTGCGATAGGAACGACCTTTGCCCAGCATGTTATGGGGGGTTATACCTTTCTTATGCGGTACTACTCCCCCGGCGAcagggtcttcttcttcggattCAGCCGCGGGGCGTATGTTGCGCGATTCCTAGCAGAAATGCTAGATACAGTCGGTCTGATTAAAAGAGGAAATGAAGACCTGGTCCGATTCGCCTGGATGACATTCTCGAAATGGCAGCGGGCGCACAATAAAAGGGACGCTGACCCAGCACAAAACGAGAGACTCTATGAGTATATCAAGGCATTTCGGGAAACATTCACCTGCCCAATCTCGCCAATTTACTTCTTAGGACTGTTTGATACTGTCAATAGTACGCCCGCACTGGAGGGTACATGGATGCAGCGAAGCAAGTTGGCACGATGCTCGGCGAAGATTATACGACACGCCGTTGGAATTGATGAGCGGCGAGCGAGATTCCGACACGACCTTATATCGGATTCAGGTCGGACTGCTGTATCATGGCGAGCCCGAACGCGCCAGAGACTGGAACGACACCATATACGTCTTCCGCGACAGCGTGGGCTCAGATTCTATTACGAAGATAAAGGGGGGAGAGGAACAAGCACAGACTCACATCAGGCACCGCCGCTCCCGCAGCTACCAGAACCTTATGAGCGGCCCAGCGCGCAACCGGAGAACTTGTGCGAGGAGAGGAGTGACGGTTGGCAGGATATCGAGGAGGTCTGGTTTCCGGGATGCCATGCTGATATTGGGGGAGGGTTCAAGCTGAGTAAAGACGAAGAAATGGAACTCAGCCATGTACCCTTAGTATGGATGGTGCATGAGGCACAGCGTGCGGGTCTCAAGTTTGACCAGGAGAGGCTGAAAAAGTTCAACTGCTGCGAGGACTActgtgaagacgaggagaatcAGAACGGTGATGAAAAGGGTGGAAATACGATGCGCTTGGAAGATGGCATGCGGATTGCCGCAGAACGGGGACATATTCATGACTGTCTCGAATACGGCAAAGGCGTTCCATGGCCAGTCGTGCTGTCCTGGAGGGTCTTGGAATATTTGCCCTTTCGGAGAATGAACCTGCAGCAGGATGGGTCCTGGAAGCCTGTTCGATTCCCGCTTCCCCTTGGAGAGGTGCGAGATATCCCCAAGGGCTCTAAGATTCATGTCTCAGCAGTACGTCGCATGATGTCTGATCCGAGCTATCGACCAGGCAATCTGatcgaaggaggaggggggaggggaaaGAGGAAGGTTCCTCCAGAGCGAGGGATTGGGGAGTGGGGAGTGGCTGACCATGCTGGGTCGCCGGTGCGAGAGACATATCGTCGTAGAGAGGCACCTGAGTAG
- a CDS encoding uncharacterized protein (InterPro:IPR001338;~PFAM:PF01185;~SECRETED:SignalP(1-23);~go_component: GO:0009277 - fungal-type cell wall [Evidence IEA];~go_function: GO:0005199 - structural constituent of cell wall [Evidence IEA]) — MKFIAIAALAATALAIPNPPGHGGNIDQEQSNTVQSCGKAQLNCCSSQDKTTEVSPDAGNTLLDLLGNKAVSGLLANYKGCSPLVDADVLDITKLLEDGQCNNDFACCNQNGAGDTNQVGLVNAAIPCIPVKAL; from the exons ATGAAgttcatcgccatcgccgctcTCGCCGCCACTGCCCTGGCCATCCCCAACCCCCCTGGACACGGTGGCAACATCGACCAGGAGCAGTCCAACACCGTGCAGTCGTGTGGTAAAGCCCAGCTCAACTGCTGCTCCTCTCAGGACAAGACCACCGAAGTCTCCCCTGATGCCggcaacaccctcctcgacctcctaGGCAACAAGGCCGTCAGCGGTCTGCTCGCCAACTACAAGGGCTGCTCTCCTC TCGTCGATGCCGATGTTCTTGACATCACCAAGCTCCTTGAGGACGGACAGTGCAACAACGACTTCGCTTGCTGCAACCAGAACGGCGCCGGCGACACC AACCAGGTTGGCCTTGTTAATGCTGCCATCCCTTGCATTCCCGTCAAGGCTCTCTAA
- a CDS encoding ferric reductase family protein (COG:P,Q;~EggNog:ENOG410PHSN;~InterPro:IPR017927,IPR013130,IPR013121,IPR039261;~PFAM:PF01794,PF08030;~SECRETED:SignalP(1-18);~TransMembrane:7 (n3-13c18/19o161-181i235-256o276-295i316-337o349-371i378-400o406-423i);~go_function: GO:0016491 - oxidoreductase activity [Evidence IEA];~go_process: GO:0055114 - oxidation-reduction process [Evidence IEA]), with translation MRAHGCLSVALYAALVPAVIVPVNERCVTSISTAYGYITFSGSTSRKGFGPRCQNHLEVTSIYASSDVYCKPVERSVGISQLEALCRDGGLELIPRDQLAENLTEDAISHMRTVDFLELPLSEPVDTPVLLSPSHYRSVFKTIDTWAFESWTHYAYGYLGYLYWACILFVGMVHHLLQFFFTSRYDQLPQGARLSRNSPIRRIYHWIETHFLVPTTIPSRGRKFLWWTFSTRRDALISLGFWVLSTVACLVSYRLFPENIYWPDESAQLLRYMADRTGIVSFANLPLLWLFAGRNNICAWATGWNFATFNIFHRHVAWIATIQAVAHTVLYLILFFQNSDPWRKLQKPYLIWGTLATVLMVLILPAAVNWFRHRAYETFLVIHIIFSIGLLVGCFYHTIIFEGQEYWFYLWLPVGIWAFDRALRIIRLLYCNLHVQLNSGGQVQRTTSTATYDKAADLIRLEVVPGSNTLQPRPGQYYFLYQPFRLTGWESHPFTLGCWSYELGRNASMPGTPRSKSDERVDVSQIPLLSDDSSGSRSPHGRLQRTASASGELRLVFWIRPYDGWTRHLQRKCMKSPDETTNATVLLEGPYGREFPLWSYDSILLIAGGTGIASAVPYIHDHITRSSSSSASTSPDEETTKTRIQDMNLVWVTRQPAFIDKLATTELSAAIDRDDFRASFYATSPLARWQRGSSSSSSPSPGSGPYAEPADPCVAAGVDLPTITDKDVDITQGRPNLEKIISVFAEEAHHADSSAAVLVCGPQKMADEARAAVYLAMRRGYGLRYVEESFTW, from the exons ATGCGGGCCCATGGCTGCCTTTCAGTCGCTTTATATGCCGCCCTAGTACCAGCAGTCATCGTCCCCGTCAACGAGCGGTGTGTCACGTCCATTTCCACGGCCTATGGATACATAACTTTCAGCGGTTCTACGTCACGGAAGGGCTTCGGGCCGCGATGTCAGAATCATCTCGAGGTCACCTCTATCTACGCTTCTTCAGATGTTTATTGCAAACCGGTGGAACGATCAGTTGGAATTTCACAGCTTGAAGCCCTTTGCAGGGATGGGGGTCTAGAGCTGATCCCCAGGGACCAGCTCGCTGAGAACCTCACAGAGGATGCTATTAGCCATATGCGAACGGTGGACTTTCTCGAGCTGCCACTCTCTGAACCCGTCGACACTCCCGTGCTTCTATCCCCGTCACATTATCGCAGTGTCTTCAAAACAATA GATACTTGGGCGTTTGAGAGCTGGACACACTATGCATACGG ATACCTTGGTTACCTTTACTGGGCTTGTATCCTGTTCGTAGGGATGGTCCATCACCTGTTGCAATTCTTTTTCACATCTAGATACGATCAACTACCACAAGGCGCAAGGTTGTCACGGAACTCTCCTATTCGACGAATATATCACTGGATCGAGACACATTTTCTTGTTCCTACAACCATCCCCTCTCGCGGGCGCAAATTTCTCTGGTGGACATTCTCAACCCGGAGAGATGCGCTTATTTCTCTGGGGTTCTGGGTACTCAGTACCGTCGCGTGCCTAGTGAGCTATCGCCTGTTTCCggaaaatatata CTGGCCAGACGAGTCCGCACAACTACTCAGGTATATGGCCGACCGGACTGGAATCGTATCGTTCGCCAATCTCCCCTTGTTATGGCTCTTTGCAGGGCGTAACAATATATGCGCTTGGGCAACGGGGTGGAATTTCGCGACTTTCAACATATTTCATCGCCACGTGGCATGGATAGCGACGATTCAGGCGGTTGCTCATACTGTGCTTTACCTCATTCTATTTTTTCAAA ATTCTGATCCTTGGAGGAAGCTCCAGAAGCCGTATCTCATATGGGGAACTCTT GCAACTGTTTTGATGGTGCTCATCCTACCGGCTGCAGTGAACTGGTTCCGTCACAGAGCGTACGAGAcgttcctcgtcatccataTCATTTTCTCTATTGGTCTACTCGTTGGCTGTTTCTA TCATACCATCATTTTTGAAGGCCAGGAATACTGGTTCTACCTTTGGCTGCCCGTTGGAATCTGGGCTTTCGATCGGGCCCTCCGGATTATTCGTCTGCTGTATTGCAATCTCCATGTCCAACTCAATTCAGGAGGACAGGTGCAACGCACTACAAGCACAGCGACATACGATAAGGCAGCCGACTTGATCCGCTTGGAAGTTGTACCTGGTTCAAACACACTGCAACCCCGACCTGGTCAATATTACTTCCTGTACCAGCCATTCCGGCTGACAGGCTGGGAAAGCCACCCCTTCACCCTCGGTTGCTGGTCATACGAACTTGGACGAAATGCATCGATGCCAGGGACTCCCAGGTCGAAAAGCGACGAACGCGTAGACGTCTCCCAaattcctctcctctccgacGACTCTTCCGGCAGTCGATCACCCCATGGCCGACTGCAACGGACAGCCAGTGCCTCTGGCGAACTGCGACTGGTCTTCTGGATCCGACCCTACGATGGCTGGACACGGCATCTGCAACGAAAGTGCATGAAGTCGCCGGACGAAACAACCAATGCAACAGTGCTCCTGGAAGGCCCTTACGGCCGCGAATTTCCCCTCTGGAGCTATgactccatcctcctcatcgccggcggCACAGGTATCGCCTCCGCTGTACCATACATCCACGACCACATTACCcgctcttcatcctcgtccgcaTCCACATCACCAGACGAAGAAACCACCAAAACACGCATCCAAGACATGAACCTCGTCTGGGTCACGCGGCAACCCGCATTCATCGACAAACTCGCCACGACGGAACTCAGCGCCGCCATCGACCGGGACGACTTCCGCGCCTCATTCTACGCTACATCGCCCCTTGCGCGGTGGCAGCGCgggtccagctccagctccagccccagcccggGTTCAGGCCCATATGCAGAACCAGCCGATCCGTGCGTCGCCGCAGGTGTTGATCTCCCTACAATAACAGACAAGGACGTCGATATTACCCAGGGCCGGCCGAACCTGGAAAAGATAATTTCCGTCTTTGCCGAGGAGGCGCATCATGCTGATTCGTCCGCGGCCGTGCTGGTTTGCGGGCCGCAGAAAATGGCGGATGAGGCCCGCGCGGCGGTGTACCTTGCTATGCGGCGGGGGTATGGGTTGAGATATGTTGAGGAGTCGTTTACTTGGTAG
- a CDS encoding sugar porter family MFS transporter (COG:G;~EggNog:ENOG410PVCX;~InterPro:IPR005829,IPR005828,IPR003663,IPR036259, IPR020846;~PFAM:PF00083,PF07690;~TransMembrane:12 (i48-75o95-119i126-145o151-173i185-204o216-239i320-341o356-377i384-404o416-444i456-475o481-505i);~go_component: GO:0016020 - membrane [Evidence IEA];~go_component: GO:0016021 - integral component of membrane [Evidence IEA];~go_function: GO:0022857 - transmembrane transporter activity [Evidence IEA];~go_process: GO:0055085 - transmembrane transport [Evidence IEA]), which yields MVSAGVPDTLDKESAVHAEHAVENALAILSAQVQYDNGRIKDLVRSPYVFGAAMLASFGGFSFGYDQGVISLILVMDQFRETYPETSPDSPRYGFHTGFMTAMLELGAFVGCLFFPAIADRISRKWGLTVATVFFVVGAIIQTAAPDYNTLVAGRFIGGIGVGTLAMGAPLYISEVAPPTWRGSLLVMEAISIVIGAIVAYWLTYGTRIIPGDWAFRLPFLLQIIPALVVGGAIHFFPFSPRWLAMRGRNGDSLAALARLRRRPEHDTQVQLEWKGILAEIRFQEEMLEREYPNHKDNPIRTDLRQWLGLFNKRYFRRTLVALAIPFFQQFSGINAFVYYAPTFFEALGQKRETSLILSGMINIIQMVGGIPTMMYLDKIGRRTLAICGGIAMAIPHLIMSGMMNRFSANWHAHRGVGWFCVALIYLYVLFFAASYGPLAWVLPAEVFPSSKRAKGVGAGTAMIWLANFIIGVVVPEMLISLGWGTFLFFGLFCVAAAVFSFLFIPETSGKSLEQVAAVFGDHLADDERQLHARVAREVLADPMGGTGGKVIVDEA from the exons ATGGTTAGCGCAGGTGTACCTGATACACTGGATAAGGAGTCCGCTGTTCATGCGGAACATGCTGTGGAGAATGCGCTCGCTATCCTCTCGGCCCAGGTGCAGTACGACAATGGAAGGATCAAGGATCTCGTCCGCTCTCCTTATGTCTTTGGCGCCGCGATGCTGGCATCGTTTGGTGGATTCTCATTCGGCTACG ACCAAGGTGTCATCTCATTGATCCTAGTCATGGACCAGTTCCGCGAGACCTACCCCGAGACATCCCCAGATAGCCCCAGATACGGCTTCCATACTGGCTTTATGACGGCGATGCTTGAGCTTGGTGCCTTTGTGGGCTGCTTGTTCTTTCCTGCAATTGCGGACCGAATCTCTCGAAAATGGGGGCTCACTGTCGCGACTGTGTTTTTCGTTGTTGGTGCTATTATCCAGACTGCGGCCCCGGATTACAATACTCTTGTCGCTGGCCGATTTATTGGAGGTATTGGTGTCGGCACTCTGGCTATGGGGGCTCCCTTGTACATCTCGGAGGTTGCACCTCCGACGTGGAGAGGTTCCCTGTTGGTCATGGAGGCTATTAGCATCGTTATTGGGGCCATCGTGGCGTACTGGTTGACATATGGGACGAG AATTATTCCTGGAGACTGGGCTTTTAGACTGCCGTTTCTTCTACAAATTATCCCTGCGCTTGTCGTAGGCGGCGCAATCCACttcttcccattctcccCTCGCTGGCTGGCGATGCGAGGCCGCAATGGGGACAGTCTCGCAGCACTGGCACGCCTCCGACGCCGTCCTGAACATGATACCCAAGTTCAACTTGAATGGAAGGGTATCCTCGCCGAGATTCGCTTCCAGGAAGAGATGCTTGAGCGAGAATACCCGAATCATAAGGACAATCCTATACGGACTGATCTCCGGCAATGGCTTGGTCTGTTCAACAAGAGATACTTCCGTCGCACACTTGTCGCCCTGGCCATCCccttcttccagcag TTCTCGGGTATCAATGCGTTTGTCTACTACGCGCCAACGTTCTTCGAAGCCCTCGGGCAAAAAAGAGAGACCTCGCTGATTCTGTCGGGCATGATAAACATCATACAAATGGTCGGTGGCATCCCGACCATGATGTACCTCGATAAAATCGGTCGACGAACTCTTGCCATCTGCGGTGGCATCGCAATGGCAATACCCCATCTTATCATGTCTGGCATGATGAATCGTTTCAGTGCGAATTGGCATGCCCACCGAGGCGTGGGTTGGTTCTGCGTTGCGCTTATCT ACCTCTACGTCCTCTTCTTTGCAGCCTCATACGGCCCACTCGCCTGGGTTCTACCTGCAGAAGTCTTCCCCAGCTCAAAGCGTGCAAAAGGTGTCGGGGCCGGAACAGCGATGATCTGGCTGGCGAATTTCATTATCGGCGTGGTTGTTCCCGAGATGCTGATTTCGCTGGGTTGGGGGACGTTTTTGTTCTTTGGGTTGTTCTGTGTAGCTGCTGCAGTGTTTTCGTTTCTATTTATCCCTGAGACTTCGGGGAAGTCGCTGGAACAGGTTGCCGCAGTGTTTGGGGATCATCTTGCGGATGATGAGCGGCAGTTGCATGCTCGGGTTGCGAGGGAGGTGTTGGCTGATCCCATGGGTGGGACGGGGGGCAAGGTTATTGTAGATGAGGCGTAG
- a CDS encoding uncharacterized protein (TransMembrane:2 (i101-120o126-144i)), translated as MARVIYTPNSGSTPIMSRTPSPTTASPSMASPTDVRVPCTLNTNLLHCPCCEKARQETTRIRTDFERIRSEAIQASKAKDSQARRHSKPGSKDGTGIPSKLLICLALLLAYNCVLELHLFFESWAFDFLLGVLVVSVVVAHLWIKLARRVSGRLERAGFRFV; from the coding sequence ATGGCCCGTGTTATTTATACACCCAACTCCGGCTCAACTCCCATTATGTCCCGaactccctctcccaccacGGCCTCTCCCAGCATGGCCTCTCCCACCGACGTCCGTGTTCCTTGCacactcaacaccaacctcctccactgTCCATGCTGCGAAAAGGCACGCCAGGAAACTACACGGATCCGTACTGACTTCGAAAGAATACGAAGCGAGGCAATCCAGGcttccaaagccaaagacaGTCAAGCCCGCCGCCATTCCAAACCTGGCTCGAAGGACGGAACAGGCATACCTTCAAAACTCCTAATCTGCCTCGCGTTGCTGTTAGCATATAACTGTGTCCTCGAGCTTCACCTTTTCTTCGAATCCTGGGCTTTCGATTTCCTGCTGGGCGTTTTGGTGGTTTCTGTCGTGGTTGCGCATCTGTGGATCAAACTTGCACGTCGCGTGTCCGGTAGATTGGAGCGTGCTGGCTTTCGCTTTGTTTGA